From candidate division KSB1 bacterium, the proteins below share one genomic window:
- a CDS encoding sugar transferase, with product MKPKAGRKGSRSRKKHGDKAPWADRLVAAFGLLLLAPVFALIAAAIKLESRGPVFYRQVRIGKDGLPFLLYKFRKMRHGLEVGPKISPRNDLRLTRVGHLLERWKLDELPQLINVLRGEMRIIGPRPEVPEIVALYTPRQRRVLRAWPGITGPCQIRWRNEKELIPPDIEDVESYYVRFILPEKLETDLEYLRRRTWWTDIQLLAQTVWVTLFEPLQPKYLARRLNFAAHLATDALLLGAAAVAASSLLAPLERLEEQLRIRLPVALVLAAAHYLGFLISGVSYQSWRLVGKSDLLQLAASLLGSSLVAAPVALLWLPDWWDGARLLVLSYTWTMLLAGGGRFALAIHEERRHKTSSSAPPVDVVLYGVNRESEFFLRRVELGLEPGVRVLGFLDNDIRKKGMRIRKVKVLGTAADLSLLHSLRKIAAVYVFTEPADPAFAQVRRQCSKLGIELRRGLPSTSPANRAPLPRSVGPFTPETGTSTFHSSEIGR from the coding sequence GTGAAGCCGAAAGCGGGAAGAAAAGGCTCGAGATCCCGGAAAAAGCACGGGGATAAGGCGCCCTGGGCCGATCGGCTGGTGGCCGCCTTCGGGCTCTTGCTCCTGGCGCCTGTTTTCGCGCTGATCGCCGCCGCCATTAAGCTGGAATCTCGGGGACCTGTGTTCTACCGCCAGGTGCGCATCGGCAAGGATGGGCTTCCTTTTCTCTTGTACAAGTTCCGGAAGATGCGGCATGGACTGGAGGTGGGACCGAAGATCAGCCCGCGTAACGATCTGCGTTTGACGCGCGTGGGCCATCTGCTCGAGCGCTGGAAGCTGGACGAGCTTCCCCAGCTGATCAACGTCCTCCGCGGGGAGATGCGGATTATCGGCCCGCGGCCGGAAGTCCCGGAAATCGTCGCCCTGTACACCCCTCGCCAGCGGCGGGTCCTTCGGGCTTGGCCTGGAATCACCGGCCCCTGCCAGATTCGCTGGAGAAACGAGAAGGAGCTGATCCCGCCAGACATCGAAGACGTGGAAAGCTACTACGTACGCTTCATCCTGCCGGAGAAGCTGGAAACGGATCTGGAATACCTGCGCCGGCGCACCTGGTGGACAGACATCCAGCTCCTGGCTCAGACGGTGTGGGTGACCCTTTTCGAGCCCCTCCAGCCCAAATACCTTGCGCGGAGGCTGAATTTCGCCGCCCACTTGGCAACCGATGCCCTGCTCCTGGGAGCAGCGGCCGTGGCCGCCTCCTCTCTGCTCGCCCCCCTGGAGCGATTGGAAGAGCAGCTGCGGATCCGGCTGCCGGTGGCCCTCGTCCTTGCAGCAGCCCACTACCTGGGCTTCCTGATCTCCGGAGTCTCCTATCAGAGCTGGAGGCTTGTCGGCAAGTCGGATCTCCTCCAGCTTGCCGCCTCGCTGCTCGGCTCCAGTCTGGTGGCCGCACCTGTAGCTCTGCTCTGGCTTCCGGACTGGTGGGACGGTGCCCGGCTTCTTGTTCTGAGCTACACCTGGACCATGTTGCTGGCGGGCGGAGGTCGATTTGCGCTGGCCATCCACGAGGAGCGGAGGCACAAGACGAGCTCGTCCGCCCCGCCCGTAGACGTGGTGCTGTACGGCGTGAATCGGGAAAGCGAGTTTTTCCTGCGGCGGGTTGAGTTGGGGCTCGAGCCGGGCGTGCGGGTGCTGGGATTTCTGGACAACGATATCCGCAAGAAGGGAATGCGCATCCGCAAGGTCAAAGTCCTGGGGACAGCGGCCGACCTCTCGCTTCTCCACAGCCTGCGGAAGATCGCGGCGGTGTACGTCTTCACCGAGCCGGCAGATCCCGCCTTCGCGCAGGTCCGCCGCCAGTGCTCGAAACTGGGGATCGAACTCCGCAGGGGCCTCCCGTCCACGAGCCCGGCAAATCGGGCCCCCCTGCCGCGATCGGTCGGCCCTTTCACGCCCGAGACGGGGACTTCTACCTTTCACTCATCGGAGATAGGGAGATGA
- a CDS encoding DegT/DnrJ/EryC1/StrS aminotransferase family protein, with protein sequence MSSSWRFPLSDLRLGPRELDSVRAALESGWLSQGPVTARFEAAFAQYVGARYAVAVSNGTAALHLAYRALGVAPGDQVICPSLTFVATVNAVLYCGAEPVFAEILDLDHPVLDAEDVARKLTPRTRCIAVVDYGGYPWEIEAVREVARAAGIPLVEDAAHAVGASRNGRKFGTFGDVGCFSFFSNKNMTTGEGGMVVTDNEGIAARVRLLRSHGMTAGTWERHRSGQAEYDVVDIGYNYRLDEMRAALGLAQLALLDEYNRKRQALVARYWENLGTCEAVRLPFFGRLEGSACHLLPVLIPSSQNRRQFVAYLQQHGVQTSHHYPPVHKLKAYRDRYPTSLPVTEEFAAREVTLPLHPHMKLEDVDQVCDIVRQALQ encoded by the coding sequence ATGTCGAGTAGCTGGCGATTTCCTCTGAGTGACCTGAGGCTGGGACCGCGAGAGCTGGACTCGGTGCGAGCGGCGCTCGAATCGGGCTGGCTCAGCCAGGGTCCGGTGACGGCTCGCTTTGAGGCGGCCTTCGCGCAGTACGTGGGAGCGAGGTACGCCGTCGCCGTCTCCAATGGGACCGCAGCCCTCCACCTCGCCTACCGCGCCCTGGGAGTAGCCCCGGGCGATCAGGTGATCTGTCCATCTCTGACCTTCGTCGCCACCGTGAACGCCGTCCTGTACTGCGGCGCCGAGCCGGTATTTGCGGAGATCCTCGACCTCGACCACCCCGTGCTGGACGCGGAGGATGTGGCGCGGAAGCTCACGCCGCGAACCCGCTGCATCGCCGTCGTCGATTACGGCGGTTACCCCTGGGAGATCGAAGCCGTGCGCGAAGTGGCCCGAGCCGCTGGGATCCCCCTGGTCGAAGACGCCGCTCACGCCGTGGGGGCCTCCCGGAACGGCCGAAAGTTCGGCACCTTTGGCGACGTGGGCTGCTTCAGCTTCTTCTCCAACAAGAACATGACCACCGGCGAGGGGGGGATGGTAGTGACAGACAACGAAGGCATCGCAGCCCGAGTCCGCCTCCTTCGCTCCCACGGGATGACGGCCGGCACCTGGGAACGGCATCGCAGCGGTCAGGCCGAGTACGACGTGGTGGACATCGGCTACAACTACCGCCTCGACGAGATGCGCGCCGCCCTCGGGCTGGCCCAACTGGCCCTCCTCGACGAGTACAACCGCAAACGGCAGGCCCTGGTGGCCCGCTACTGGGAAAACCTCGGAACCTGCGAGGCGGTCCGGCTGCCGTTCTTCGGACGGCTCGAAGGCAGCGCCTGTCACCTCCTCCCTGTACTCATTCCGAGCTCCCAGAACCGTCGGCAGTTCGTGGCCTACCTACAGCAACACGGCGTACAGACCAGTCACCACTACCCTCCCGTCCACAAGCTGAAAGCGTATCGTGACCGTTACCCGACTTCCCTGCCCGTAACGGAGGAGTTTGCGGCTCGGGAGGTCACGCTTCCTCTGCATCCGCACATGAAGTTGGAAGACGTGGACCAGGTGTGTGATATCGTTCGTCAGGCTCTGCAGTGA
- a CDS encoding SDR family oxidoreductase — protein sequence MRVLVTGHRGYIGSVLVPMLQSRGHEVVGLDSDLYRRCTFGDGLPDCPSIEKDIRDVELSDLRGMDAVIHLAALSNDPLGDLDPELTLEINHRASVRLAKLAKRAGVGRFLFSSSCSIYGASGEEMVDENGAFRPVTPYGLSKALVERDVSRLADDSFSPVFLRNATVYGLSPRIRFDLVLNNLVAWAFTTGKVFLKSDGTPWRPIVHVEDVCLAFACALEAPRQLVHNQAFNVGRTQENYRIRELADIVKDVVVGAEIEFSGEAGPDKRCYRVNCDKILRTLPAFRPRWTAREGAEQLYEAYKKNGLALEDFEGPRYKRIDHVKWLLSLGALTPKLRWRNERIVC from the coding sequence ATGCGCGTCCTCGTAACGGGACACAGGGGCTACATCGGAAGCGTTCTGGTCCCCATGCTTCAGAGCCGGGGGCACGAAGTGGTGGGTCTCGACAGCGACCTTTATCGTCGTTGCACCTTCGGCGACGGCCTGCCCGACTGTCCCAGCATTGAGAAAGACATCCGGGATGTGGAGCTTTCTGACCTGCGAGGCATGGATGCGGTCATCCATCTGGCGGCGCTGTCCAACGACCCCCTTGGCGATCTGGACCCAGAGCTCACGCTGGAGATTAACCACCGGGCCAGCGTACGCCTCGCCAAACTGGCCAAACGAGCCGGGGTGGGCCGATTCCTCTTCTCGTCGTCCTGCAGCATCTACGGCGCTTCCGGCGAGGAAATGGTGGATGAAAACGGCGCGTTCCGTCCCGTCACCCCCTACGGCCTCTCCAAAGCCCTCGTGGAGAGGGACGTGTCCCGGCTGGCCGACGACTCCTTCTCCCCCGTCTTTCTTCGCAACGCCACGGTCTACGGTCTTTCCCCCCGCATTCGCTTCGACCTCGTTCTGAACAATCTGGTAGCCTGGGCTTTCACGACGGGAAAAGTGTTCCTCAAGAGCGACGGCACACCCTGGCGACCCATCGTACACGTGGAGGATGTGTGCCTGGCCTTCGCGTGCGCGCTGGAGGCGCCCCGCCAATTGGTGCACAACCAGGCCTTCAACGTGGGGCGGACCCAGGAGAACTATCGCATCCGCGAGCTGGCCGACATCGTGAAGGACGTCGTGGTGGGAGCCGAGATCGAGTTCTCAGGAGAGGCGGGGCCGGATAAGCGCTGCTATCGCGTGAACTGCGACAAGATTCTGCGGACCCTCCCCGCTTTCCGGCCCCGATGGACCGCCCGTGAGGGCGCTGAGCAACTCTACGAGGCCTACAAGAAGAACGGGCTGGCTCTCGAGGATTTCGAAGGGCCGAGGTACAAACGAATTGACCATGTCAAGTGGCTCCTCTCGCTGGGGGCTCTGACCCCGAAGTTGAGGTGGAGGAATGAACGCATCGTCTGCTGA
- the rfbF gene encoding glucose-1-phosphate cytidylyltransferase: MKVAILAGGMGTRLAEETEVKPKPMVEIGGKPILWHIMMHYSYYGFKHFVIALGYKGEVIKKYMVDYCSLNSDLTVNLRTGEVKIMGGYKPDWTVELIDTGVPTATGGRIKRLKPYLDNGTFFLTWGDGVSDINLHDLLRFHKSHGKLATLTAVRPPARFGHLELDGDQVVEFSEKPQTKEGWINGAYFVLEPGVFDYIDGDDTQFEREPLERLARDGQLMAYRHTSFWACMDTLRDKKRLEELWQSGKAPWKIWE; the protein is encoded by the coding sequence ATGAAGGTGGCCATTCTGGCAGGAGGTATGGGCACCCGGCTTGCCGAGGAGACGGAGGTCAAGCCCAAACCGATGGTGGAGATCGGTGGCAAGCCGATCCTGTGGCACATCATGATGCACTACTCCTACTACGGCTTCAAACACTTCGTGATCGCGCTGGGCTACAAGGGCGAGGTCATCAAGAAATACATGGTGGACTATTGCTCTCTGAACAGCGACCTCACGGTAAACCTTCGCACCGGCGAGGTCAAGATCATGGGCGGCTATAAGCCGGACTGGACCGTGGAGCTGATCGACACGGGCGTGCCCACGGCCACGGGCGGACGCATCAAGCGCCTCAAGCCCTACCTCGACAACGGGACCTTCTTTCTCACCTGGGGCGACGGCGTTTCGGACATCAACCTCCACGACCTGCTGCGCTTCCACAAATCCCATGGCAAGCTCGCCACCCTGACCGCTGTCCGTCCACCTGCCCGCTTCGGCCACCTCGAGCTCGACGGCGACCAGGTGGTGGAGTTTTCCGAGAAACCGCAGACGAAAGAGGGATGGATCAACGGCGCCTACTTCGTCCTCGAGCCGGGCGTGTTCGACTACATTGACGGCGACGACACGCAGTTCGAACGAGAGCCGCTGGAGCGTCTGGCACGGGACGGGCAGTTAATGGCCTACCGGCACACCTCCTTCTGGGCCTGTATGGACACCCTCCGCGACAAGAAACGGCTGGAGGAGCTGTGGCAGTCGGGCAAAGCGCCGTGGAAGATCTGGGAGTGA
- a CDS encoding response regulator → MPHSEATPVVGPEERRPRVLIVDSSTGGAEVCADVLTRWGYEVWIASTFEEAMDRVGQSEFDVAIVELRLPEGAGYRLIESLRALWPDLPIIATAHIPSVGSVAKAFKVGAHDYLGKPYSAAEIRVRIDEALRLKSLRQQEQSLLKVMNEKAARIATIFSTLVWKLRPDGPPLRLEDDVQSLRNLSNELADLSAKLVRLRSARRRWREMDIDSPHDAGCGALGPQEQLE, encoded by the coding sequence ATGCCGCACAGTGAGGCTACCCCAGTGGTCGGTCCCGAGGAGCGTCGTCCGCGCGTCCTGATTGTGGACAGCAGCACGGGGGGTGCGGAAGTTTGCGCTGATGTGCTGACGCGATGGGGTTACGAAGTGTGGATTGCCTCCACGTTTGAGGAGGCCATGGACCGCGTGGGGCAATCGGAGTTCGATGTGGCGATTGTAGAATTGCGGCTGCCCGAGGGGGCGGGCTATCGCCTGATCGAATCCCTGCGAGCCTTATGGCCCGATCTGCCCATTATCGCCACCGCGCACATCCCATCCGTGGGCAGTGTAGCCAAGGCCTTCAAAGTCGGTGCGCACGACTATCTCGGCAAGCCTTACAGCGCCGCAGAGATACGCGTCCGCATCGACGAGGCGCTGCGATTGAAGTCTTTGCGGCAGCAGGAGCAATCCCTGCTCAAGGTGATGAACGAAAAGGCCGCTCGTATCGCGACGATTTTCTCCACCCTGGTCTGGAAGCTGCGTCCCGACGGCCCTCCTTTGCGATTGGAGGACGACGTCCAATCGCTTCGGAATCTCTCGAACGAGCTCGCCGACCTCAGCGCCAAGCTTGTCCGACTGCGATCGGCGCGACGACGGTGGCGAGAGATGGACATTGACTCCCCCCACGACGCTGGCTGCGGGGCCTTGGGCCCCCAGGAGCAGCTGGAGTGA
- a CDS encoding sugar phosphate nucleotidyltransferase, which translates to MNVRKRGLEMQAIIMAGGCGVRLAPYTTVIPKPLLPVDGMPIVEIIIRQLRNHGFDRVTLALGHLADLIRAYLGDGSKFGVRIEYFVETHPLGTIAPLALVENPEPHFLVVNADLLTNLNYADMIRYHLSNGALATVGTYELRVPIDLGVVETNGDSLITGFQEKPRVALKVSMGVYAFDARVCQYLEKGRPMDFPELLRILLERGEKVISYPFRGYWLDIGRHSDYAKAIEEFRSIRTELGIDVE; encoded by the coding sequence ATGAACGTGCGCAAGAGGGGCTTGGAGATGCAGGCGATCATCATGGCCGGCGGCTGCGGGGTAAGGCTGGCACCGTACACAACGGTCATCCCAAAGCCCTTACTCCCAGTGGATGGGATGCCCATTGTGGAGATCATCATTCGGCAGCTGCGCAATCACGGCTTCGATCGCGTTACCCTGGCGCTGGGGCATCTTGCCGACTTGATCCGCGCCTACCTCGGCGACGGATCCAAATTTGGAGTGCGCATCGAATACTTCGTGGAGACGCATCCCCTGGGGACCATTGCCCCCCTGGCCCTCGTCGAGAACCCTGAGCCCCACTTCTTGGTGGTCAACGCGGATCTCCTGACCAACTTGAACTATGCCGACATGATCCGGTACCACCTCTCCAACGGCGCCCTGGCCACCGTAGGGACCTACGAGCTCCGGGTGCCCATTGACCTTGGGGTGGTGGAGACCAACGGGGACTCCCTCATCACCGGGTTCCAGGAGAAACCCCGCGTAGCGCTCAAGGTCAGCATGGGGGTGTACGCTTTCGATGCCCGGGTGTGTCAATACCTCGAAAAGGGCCGCCCTATGGATTTTCCGGAGCTGTTGCGCATCCTCCTGGAGAGGGGGGAAAAGGTGATCTCCTATCCGTTTCGGGGCTACTGGCTGGATATCGGCCGCCACTCTGATTACGCCAAGGCCATTGAGGAATTTCGATCGATACGCACGGAGCTTGGCATCGATGTCGAGTAG
- a CDS encoding P-loop NTPase, whose product MTAKSLTFRDLVQVLDKRKKVLLLSLAACLVPMVIYNEKTVPVYMAQAKIVFENYPTGQTIGLDIISPLARQNYIANRLEEMRTVAFARRVAAALPDSITEKILSTADVSKLRNLRGYPIAYIRKRLDARLIQGTDVVMVSFESTDPVVAATVTNAVIDVLQRSNLEQRRQEYTALRSFADEQLSVVERRLREAEDALKAFKEREGIATLDGEATEILERMTQAEVLLNNIRSEMEAKQRKLTLLRQQIETEKKDLPSTVTSLSTPITEKLKQRLVELETTYAKLQAQNYPADHPKLVEIRNDIEQTKANLVQETMRLVQDEKLQGLLDPLEQIGENLKASVALEVEIQGLAAQRDELQKLMATYEERLRKLPEQEVTLVRLQRELEVNNKLFQTLYEERERARIREAAEMGTMRVMERAAVPTTPVRPRKVFNLLIAIVAGLVIGFTVALTLEVLHDRPETPEDVQTFTALPVLASIPRIQRGILWNGSVKPLVGAETGTRGQRSVLHDAYDLLWSSFHFALDRNARIIMVTSSIPGEGKSTVAANLAILAGKRGLRTILVDGDLRKPMLHQFLEVPRQPGVSDLLEEITQILSDRRSLDQYLSTRPEEIYTSETVELGPIVESFLKPTQFPNLQFLPAGSPSSDSAGMWFMPEFSILLRALRERAALVILDMPPSLGLADANVAARLADGILFCIAAGETERRTIQRALANLEKTKARIIGVVLNKVNQTMVYGSKKYYKYYSRYYASEKTN is encoded by the coding sequence GTGACCGCGAAAAGTTTGACCTTCCGGGATCTGGTGCAGGTCCTTGACAAGCGGAAAAAGGTCCTGCTGCTGAGCCTCGCCGCCTGCCTGGTGCCTATGGTGATCTACAACGAGAAGACGGTCCCGGTGTACATGGCCCAGGCCAAAATCGTCTTCGAGAACTACCCCACCGGCCAGACGATCGGCCTCGATATCATCTCGCCCCTGGCACGCCAGAATTACATCGCCAATCGCCTGGAGGAGATGCGCACCGTTGCCTTCGCGCGTCGGGTGGCAGCAGCCTTGCCCGACAGCATTACGGAGAAGATCCTGAGCACGGCGGACGTCAGCAAGCTGCGTAATCTCCGGGGCTATCCCATCGCGTACATCCGAAAGCGCCTGGATGCGCGCCTCATCCAGGGGACCGACGTGGTGATGGTCTCTTTCGAGTCCACGGACCCCGTCGTGGCAGCCACCGTCACCAACGCCGTTATCGACGTCCTGCAGCGCAGCAATCTCGAGCAGCGCCGGCAGGAATACACGGCCCTCCGCAGCTTTGCTGATGAGCAGCTTTCGGTTGTGGAACGCAGGCTCCGAGAGGCGGAAGACGCCCTCAAGGCCTTCAAGGAGAGGGAAGGAATCGCCACCCTCGACGGCGAAGCCACGGAAATCCTGGAGCGGATGACCCAGGCAGAGGTCCTCCTGAACAACATCCGCTCCGAGATGGAGGCCAAGCAGCGCAAGCTCACTCTCCTGCGGCAGCAGATCGAGACCGAAAAGAAAGACCTTCCGAGCACCGTCACGTCGCTCAGCACCCCCATCACCGAGAAACTCAAACAGCGGCTGGTAGAGCTGGAGACCACCTACGCCAAGCTCCAGGCCCAGAACTATCCCGCCGACCACCCCAAACTGGTGGAAATCCGCAACGACATCGAGCAGACCAAGGCGAACCTGGTCCAGGAGACCATGCGGCTCGTACAAGATGAGAAGCTGCAGGGCCTTCTGGACCCGCTGGAGCAAATCGGCGAGAATCTCAAGGCCTCGGTGGCCCTCGAGGTGGAGATTCAGGGCTTGGCCGCCCAGCGGGACGAGCTCCAGAAACTGATGGCCACGTACGAAGAGCGGTTGCGGAAACTGCCGGAGCAGGAGGTTACCCTCGTACGCCTGCAACGGGAGCTCGAGGTCAACAATAAGCTGTTCCAGACCCTGTACGAGGAAAGGGAGCGGGCGCGGATCCGCGAGGCGGCCGAAATGGGCACCATGCGGGTTATGGAGCGCGCGGCGGTACCCACCACGCCCGTCCGACCCCGCAAGGTCTTCAACCTGCTGATTGCCATTGTCGCAGGTCTGGTGATCGGATTTACCGTGGCCTTGACGCTCGAAGTTCTGCACGACAGGCCCGAGACGCCGGAGGACGTTCAGACCTTCACCGCGCTGCCTGTGCTGGCTTCCATCCCGCGCATCCAGCGGGGGATCCTCTGGAACGGGAGCGTCAAACCCCTCGTAGGCGCCGAGACGGGAACACGCGGCCAGCGCTCCGTCTTGCACGACGCCTACGATCTCCTGTGGAGCTCGTTCCATTTCGCGCTGGACCGGAACGCGCGGATCATCATGGTCACCTCTTCGATCCCAGGGGAAGGCAAGTCGACCGTAGCGGCCAACCTGGCGATCCTGGCTGGGAAAAGGGGCCTGAGGACCATCCTGGTGGATGGCGACCTACGCAAGCCGATGCTCCACCAGTTCCTGGAAGTGCCCCGCCAGCCCGGGGTCAGCGATCTCCTGGAGGAGATAACCCAGATCCTGTCCGATCGCCGCAGCCTCGACCAGTACCTCTCCACGCGCCCGGAGGAGATCTACACCTCGGAGACTGTCGAACTGGGGCCCATAGTGGAGAGCTTCCTCAAGCCCACGCAGTTTCCGAATCTCCAGTTCCTGCCGGCAGGGAGCCCTTCAAGCGATAGCGCAGGGATGTGGTTCATGCCGGAGTTTTCGATTCTGCTCCGGGCGCTGCGCGAGAGGGCCGCGCTGGTCATCCTGGACATGCCGCCCTCACTCGGCCTCGCCGACGCCAATGTGGCCGCGCGCCTGGCCGATGGCATCCTTTTCTGCATCGCCGCCGGGGAAACCGAACGCCGCACCATCCAGCGCGCCCTCGCGAATCTGGAAAAGACGAAGGCCAGAATTATCGGCGTCGTCCTCAACAAGGTGAATCAAACGATGGTCTACGGCAGCAAGAAGTACTACAAGTACTACAGCCGCTACTACGCTTCGGAGAAGACCAATTGA
- a CDS encoding glycosyltransferase family 2 protein, translating to MTSSGRSVPLVSVGMPVFNGERYVAEAIESILNQTFPDFELIVSDNASTDRTAEICQAYAQRDARIRLYRSDKNRGAAWNFNRVFWLARGRYFKWASSDDLCHPEYLASCLPILEADPGVVLCYGRTQIIDEQGRFVQDYSDNLHLDQDSPAERFSSFLRQVGLCNPVFGVIRAKALAQTRLLGAFPGSDTCLLAHLALLGKFVQVPKVLFYRRFHSEASSAKKDLQNQMAFFDPRREVKVAMPALRRWLEFVRVVGQSGLPAGERLRIYLRLARTFFWWRDVFGQEFRAAVAAAAQA from the coding sequence ATGACGTCTTCCGGCCGCTCGGTGCCGCTTGTCAGCGTGGGGATGCCCGTGTTCAATGGGGAGAGGTACGTCGCCGAAGCGATCGAATCGATCCTCAACCAGACCTTCCCCGATTTCGAGCTCATCGTTTCCGACAACGCCTCGACGGATCGGACGGCGGAGATCTGCCAGGCGTACGCGCAGCGTGATGCGCGGATCCGCCTCTACCGCTCCGACAAGAACCGGGGCGCAGCCTGGAACTTCAACCGCGTCTTCTGGCTTGCGCGGGGGCGGTATTTCAAGTGGGCGTCATCGGACGACCTATGCCACCCGGAATACCTGGCGTCGTGCCTTCCGATCCTCGAGGCCGACCCCGGCGTGGTCCTCTGCTATGGGCGCACCCAGATTATCGACGAGCAAGGCCGCTTCGTCCAAGATTACTCCGACAACCTGCACTTGGACCAGGATTCTCCGGCAGAGCGGTTCTCCTCTTTTCTCCGGCAGGTTGGGCTTTGCAATCCGGTGTTCGGGGTTATCCGGGCCAAGGCATTAGCGCAGACACGCCTGCTCGGCGCCTTCCCTGGGTCCGACACCTGTCTCCTGGCTCATCTGGCCCTCTTGGGGAAGTTCGTGCAGGTTCCAAAGGTCTTGTTCTACCGCCGTTTTCACTCAGAGGCGTCCAGCGCCAAGAAGGATCTTCAAAACCAGATGGCCTTCTTCGACCCGCGCCGGGAGGTCAAGGTAGCCATGCCGGCCTTGCGCCGCTGGCTCGAGTTCGTGCGCGTTGTGGGCCAGAGTGGGCTGCCGGCTGGCGAACGACTCCGGATTTATCTTCGGCTGGCAAGGACGTTTTTCTGGTGGCGGGATGTGTTCGGTCAGGAGTTCCGGGCGGCGGTGGCCGCGGCGGCCCAGGCCTGA
- a CDS encoding SLBB domain-containing protein, translating into MKRLFLIMILLLLQVVRAQAQEEIQSLIRQDRPSRYYIGKEDELLMPVNVLGFVAKPGQYLVPSNTDLVSLIAYAGGFIEGARPNRVKIVRSYHQSNEPPVLWVDMDEYFKTADRNLLPSLKPDDTIIVGGSKGYTFRRVMDFIARLTILAQIYFYISVARRQ; encoded by the coding sequence ATGAAGCGCCTTTTCCTCATCATGATCTTGCTTCTCCTCCAGGTGGTGAGGGCACAGGCCCAGGAGGAAATACAGAGCCTGATCCGACAGGATCGTCCGTCGCGCTACTACATCGGCAAGGAGGACGAGCTCCTGATGCCGGTGAATGTGCTCGGCTTCGTGGCCAAGCCGGGCCAGTACCTGGTGCCCAGCAACACCGATCTGGTTTCGCTGATCGCCTACGCGGGAGGCTTCATCGAGGGGGCCAGGCCAAACCGCGTGAAGATTGTGCGCAGCTACCACCAGAGTAACGAGCCGCCGGTCCTGTGGGTGGACATGGACGAATATTTCAAGACCGCAGACCGGAATCTCTTGCCCAGCCTGAAGCCCGATGACACGATCATCGTTGGAGGATCTAAAGGGTACACGTTCCGCCGGGTGATGGACTTCATCGCCCGGCTGACCATCCTGGCGCAAATCTACTTCTACATCAGCGTGGCCAGACGACAGTAG
- a CDS encoding SDR family NAD(P)-dependent oxidoreductase, with the protein MSGLSTPVGLSQSGDGRGSLRGRRVLVTGAGGFIGSHLTEALLREGAEVRAFLRYNSRNTRGLLEELPEGDLREIEIIFGDLKDPAAVNRAVKGVEVVFHLGALIAIPYSYLNPTDFVQTNVLGTLNVLNSCLEYGVARLICTSTSEVYGTLRYAPMDEDHPLDARSPYAASKVGADQLALSYHRAFGLPVTILRPFNTYGPRQSLRAVIPTILVQALRSEVVYLGALHPTRDFNYVTDIVDAFLRAATAPGIEGEIVHVGTGREVSVRELCEAVGRVLGVKVKVVQDQRRLRPAESEVLRLVCNPAKARKLLGWEPRVSLEEGLARTARWIQEHLPVTDPSYYHV; encoded by the coding sequence TTGAGCGGCCTATCTACACCCGTCGGGCTGAGCCAGAGCGGGGATGGGAGGGGAAGTCTCCGGGGAAGGCGGGTCCTGGTCACAGGGGCCGGAGGCTTCATTGGGAGCCACCTCACGGAGGCCCTTCTGCGCGAAGGGGCGGAGGTGCGCGCCTTCCTGCGCTACAACTCCCGGAACACGCGGGGCCTCCTGGAGGAGCTTCCTGAAGGGGACCTGCGCGAAATCGAGATCATCTTCGGCGACCTCAAGGATCCGGCGGCGGTGAACCGGGCCGTGAAAGGCGTTGAGGTGGTCTTTCACCTCGGTGCTCTGATCGCCATCCCCTATTCCTACCTGAACCCCACGGATTTTGTCCAGACCAACGTGCTCGGCACGCTGAACGTGCTCAATTCCTGCCTGGAGTACGGGGTGGCGCGCCTGATCTGCACGTCCACCAGCGAGGTGTACGGCACCCTGCGCTACGCGCCCATGGACGAGGACCACCCCCTCGACGCCCGTTCTCCCTACGCAGCGAGCAAGGTAGGAGCCGATCAGCTGGCGCTCAGCTATCACCGGGCCTTTGGGCTGCCGGTGACGATCCTGCGGCCCTTCAACACGTACGGTCCCCGCCAGTCCCTACGCGCCGTGATCCCGACCATCCTGGTGCAGGCCCTGCGATCGGAGGTCGTCTACCTCGGGGCCCTTCACCCAACCCGCGACTTCAATTACGTGACGGATATCGTCGATGCTTTCCTGCGCGCGGCTACCGCGCCCGGGATCGAGGGTGAGATCGTCCACGTCGGGACCGGACGCGAGGTCTCCGTGCGGGAGCTTTGTGAGGCAGTGGGCAGGGTGCTCGGTGTCAAGGTGAAGGTGGTACAGGATCAACGGCGTTTGCGCCCTGCGGAAAGCGAGGTGCTGCGCTTGGTGTGCAATCCGGCCAAGGCCCGGAAGCTCCTGGGTTGGGAGCCTCGGGTCTCCCTGGAGGAGGGACTGGCCCGAACGGCACGTTGGATCCAAGAGCATCTGCCGGTGACCGACCCCAGCTACTACCACGTGTAG